The sequence CAATCAGCACAGGCTTGTGCAAATGGTGATTCACCGGATCCATCATCACCGTACCGCCCGGACCGTCAAACTTGAGACTGTAAAGCGCGGGACGCACGGCATCAACATCAAAAGAACCGGCTTTCTCCACTGCGGCCTTCCACAGATAAACCCCCACATAAGACCACACGATGGGATCATCTGTAACCCGCTTGGCACCACCGGGCAACCCATTTGCCGCGCAATAATCCTTAAACTTCTTCACAAATGCGCGATTGTCCGCAGAGGAAATAGACTGGAAGTAATTCCAGGCAGCCAGATGACCGACGAGAAACTCCGTATCCATCGAGCGCAATTCATCTTCAGCAACAGAAAACGCCATAATCGGGCACATCGCCGACGTGAGACCCTGATTGGCAAATTCCTTGTAGAACGGAACATTGGAATCGCCATTAATAGTAGATAAAACAGCCGCATCGCCATTTGCTGCAAAGCGTTTGATCTTCTGAACTATGGTCTGATAGTCCTGATGGTGAAAAGGCGTATATTCTTCAATAATATTTTCTTCGGGCACACCCTTGTGCAGCAAGAAAGCGCGAAGAATCTTATTCGCAGTACGCGGGAAAACATAGTCTGTACCCAGCAGATAAAACTTCTTATAACTACCCCCTTCTTCACTCATCAGATATTCGGCAGCGGGAATCAACTGCTGGTTCGGTGTAGCACCCGTATAAATAATATTCCGAGAACACTCCTCCCCTTCGTATTGAACCGGATAAAAGAGCAAACCATTGCTCTCTTCAAAAACCGGCAAAACAGACTTGCGCGAAACCGAAGTCCAGCAACCAAAAGTCACAGCGACCTTCTCTTCCCGAAGCAGCATTTTGGCCTTCTCGGCAAACAGATCCCAGTCCGACGCCGGATCGACAACCACGGGTTCAATCTTCTTCCCCAGCACGCCGCCACTGGCGTTGATCTCTCCAACAGCCATAAGCACGACATCGCGCAGTGAAACCTCAGAGATAGCCATGGTCCCGCTCAGAGAGTGCAACACGCCGAGCTTAACCGTCTCCTCTGCATGAACAGAAAGACCTGTAGTGCACAGCAGGGCAACGGCAAACAAAATATTCAAAAACTTTTTCATACGTATGATACCTCCATCCAGTGTGTATGGTTTGTGATACATCGAAAAAACAAAATCTTCTTAATGAATAGGTTAGACTACAAAAAGCCTCCTTTCAACAAGTTGATACCCGATTAAGCAGGTCGTAGTCGAGAAATCCTTTTCTTGACTCTATAAAAACTTTACCCCATCGCAATACCCGATGATCGCGACGGGGTAAAAATTACAGTCTGATTATTTCCGAAAGATTAAACAGATATAAACTCGGTGTTTCTTAATTTTTGGGAATTATATTCAATAGTGCCGAAAAAAATACCCTAAAAATTTCGTTCCAACACAAAACTATATGCGTACTTCACCCTTTACATCCATACGCACAAGATATATGTTATCGTCATTCAAAAGTACTATCTTGTGAGTCTTGAGCAACCCAACAATCCAATCTATCCATATAGACACTTTTTTTATATAATACTCATAATCTATACCTTCCCCGTACAGATTTGATGCATGTAAACATCTATTGCACTCGCTATAAACGAAAAGAAGTTGCACCCGATCCATAAACTTTGTTTTTGCATCAACCAGATCCACAACTCCTTCATCTTCCGACGGTTTTTCCTCAACTGGTATAGGATAAAAGCCCGGATTTATGCTTTCTATATCCTTAATTATGTCTTTAGGACGCCAATGATCTTCAAATTTCTTCCTGTTTTGCTCAAAAATTGATTTATTTGCAGACAACGACGCCAGTACTATTAACTCTAAAATCTTACGAACTTGAAGTATCATTGATTCAACCTGCGTAGCCCGATACGCCACAAACAATTCCCCCTTATGCAGTCGTAATACAACATCTACCCTCTGTTTAATTTCCTCCATAATTTTAATATAGACTTCTATATCTGGTACTACCTCTACATTTTCTTTGCTCATAATATTCTCCCACAAAAAACAATTTCGGAACTAATCACCTAAAAACCACCGGCACTTGTGCATCATTTGCCAAAGCTCTCC is a genomic window of Gemmatimonadota bacterium containing:
- the urtA gene encoding urea ABC transporter substrate-binding protein, encoding MKKFLNILFAVALLCTTGLSVHAEETVKLGVLHSLSGTMAISEVSLRDVVLMAVGEINASGGVLGKKIEPVVVDPASDWDLFAEKAKMLLREEKVAVTFGCWTSVSRKSVLPVFEESNGLLFYPVQYEGEECSRNIIYTGATPNQQLIPAAEYLMSEEGGSYKKFYLLGTDYVFPRTANKILRAFLLHKGVPEENIIEEYTPFHHQDYQTIVQKIKRFAANGDAAVLSTINGDSNVPFYKEFANQGLTSAMCPIMAFSVAEDELRSMDTEFLVGHLAAWNYFQSISSADNRAFVKKFKDYCAANGLPGGAKRVTDDPIVWSYVGVYLWKAAVEKAGSFDVDAVRPALYSLKFDGPGGTVMMDPVNHHLHKPVLIGEIRKNGQFKIVYETDGLVAPDPWDDITSADKDCDHVKYMGTYMLGQ